A genome region from Camelina sativa cultivar DH55 chromosome 10, Cs, whole genome shotgun sequence includes the following:
- the LOC104716882 gene encoding uncharacterized protein LOC104716882, with protein sequence MQTHDTMEVCSTVTTKKLSSLAKLIHFTIQKVSDASRHKLLTTLDPQLLAKRGKILRKSLNNAVSTSHSRITCRQDVRSSYISPVPIQLDYEFSCSSTPPRRSYATTVTKGRRSNGSHNKPLINKRQRQAYIRYNTLPKVRDSIWDRHVTSAVFPDVASSTGTMESCHVDRAAEEFIQRFYRQLRLQKWMMAQEV encoded by the exons ATGCAAACACACGACACGATGGAGGTTTGTTCGACAGTC ACGACGAAGAAGCTCTCGAGCCTGGCGAAGCTAATCCACTTCACCATCCAGAAGGTTTCAGACGCCTCACGTCACAAACTCCTAACCACCCTCGATCCACAGCTACTCGCGAAACGTGGCAAGATCCTACGCAAATCCTTAAACAACGCTGTTTCAACCTCCCACTCCCGTATCACTTGCCGTCAAGACGTCCGATCATCGTACATCTCCCCTGTCCCGATCCAGCTTGACTACGAGTTCAGCTGCAGCAGCACCCCGCCGAGACGTTCTTACGCCACCACCGTCACCAAAGGACGACGTAGCAACGGGTCTCACAACAAACCGCTCATCAACAAGCGCCAACGCCAAGCGTATATACGGTACAACACACTCCCCAAAGTTCGTGACTCCATCTGGGACCGACACGTGACGTCGGCCGTGTTTCCGGACGTAGCTAGCAGCACAGGTACGATGGAAAGCTGCCACGTGGACAGAGCTGCGGAGGAGTTTATACAGAGGTTCTATAGACAGCTGAGGTTGCAGAAGTGGATGATGGCTCAGGAGGTTTAA